A single Dechloromonas denitrificans DNA region contains:
- a CDS encoding helix-turn-helix transcriptional regulator, with amino-acid sequence MTIQSKVVGTSEIYRCMCNISRATFYRVVMVDPTFPKPFKIGLRKNAWLRADIVAWIDSLAARVAA; translated from the coding sequence ATGACGATTCAATCAAAAGTAGTTGGCACCAGCGAAATATATCGCTGCATGTGCAACATTAGCCGTGCAACGTTTTACCGAGTTGTAATGGTCGATCCAACTTTCCCCAAGCCGTTCAAAATTGGCCTTCGCAAAAATGCTTGGCTGCGTGCTGACATCGTGGCGTGGATCGATTCCCTTGCTGCGAGGGTTGCAGCATGA
- a CDS encoding tyrosine-type recombinase/integrase, translated as MALTALQVKNATPATGRDGKPTTSMISDGNGLYLRVAISGSKSWIYRFQLNGKRRDMGIGNFADHTLANAREAVATLGKLVRQGIDPIEHRKAQQEALQQAEAVAKTKAVTFAEAATAYIDSRKAGWKNEKHIDQWRNTLTRYGAPFNSKLVGDVTIEDVEAALRPIWLEKTETATRVLARIVNVLGYAHDKDWRDADDADAWGTRLRERRLPKLPKKTKRVQHHPALPFVQTPAFMAELRKSIATGSRLLEFAILCASRSAEARDATWLEVDLGAALWVIPAERIKTEIEHRVPLSTQAVALLRALPAGKPTDYIFPGQKDEKALSAMTMTAFIRRQNKRELKWKDENGEAITQHGFRSTLMDWAAETTSFPAAVADMALAHVISDKVRAAYQRGDLFEKRRAMMQQWADYCVPEVTHQ; from the coding sequence ATGGCACTAACTGCACTGCAAGTGAAGAACGCCACTCCAGCAACCGGCAGAGACGGCAAGCCTACTACATCAATGATTTCCGATGGCAATGGCTTATACCTACGAGTTGCTATCAGTGGAAGCAAGTCCTGGATCTACCGATTCCAGCTCAATGGCAAGCGTCGGGATATGGGCATTGGCAACTTTGCCGATCATACTCTAGCAAATGCCCGTGAAGCGGTCGCCACGCTTGGCAAGCTAGTTCGCCAAGGGATCGATCCAATCGAGCACCGCAAAGCCCAACAGGAAGCACTGCAGCAAGCAGAAGCAGTAGCCAAGACCAAGGCTGTGACCTTCGCCGAAGCAGCGACTGCCTATATTGACAGTCGCAAGGCCGGATGGAAGAACGAAAAGCATATCGACCAATGGCGAAACACCCTGACAAGATACGGTGCGCCATTCAACAGCAAGCTGGTTGGCGATGTAACTATTGAGGATGTCGAAGCGGCCCTTCGCCCTATCTGGCTGGAGAAGACTGAAACCGCCACCCGCGTTCTTGCCCGGATAGTTAATGTACTTGGTTACGCCCACGACAAGGACTGGCGCGATGCTGACGATGCCGATGCATGGGGAACCCGTCTTCGCGAACGTCGCTTGCCCAAACTGCCAAAGAAGACCAAGCGGGTTCAACATCACCCCGCCCTACCCTTTGTGCAAACTCCGGCGTTCATGGCCGAACTTCGCAAGAGCATAGCAACCGGAAGCCGACTGTTGGAGTTCGCGATTCTCTGCGCTTCACGATCTGCAGAAGCCCGCGATGCTACATGGTTGGAAGTTGATCTAGGCGCAGCTCTTTGGGTCATCCCTGCCGAGCGCATTAAAACCGAGATTGAACACCGGGTGCCACTATCTACCCAAGCGGTTGCATTGCTGCGGGCATTGCCAGCGGGTAAACCTACCGACTACATTTTCCCTGGACAAAAAGATGAGAAGGCGCTGTCGGCAATGACCATGACAGCATTCATTCGTCGTCAGAACAAACGCGAATTGAAATGGAAGGATGAAAACGGCGAGGCAATCACGCAACACGGATTCCGCTCAACTCTCATGGATTGGGCAGCAGAGACAACCTCGTTTCCTGCCGCAGTTGCAGACATGGCTCTGGCCCATGTAATCAGCGACAAGGTCAGAGCTGCTTACCAGCGCGGAGACCTTTTCGAGAAGCGCCGCGCCATGATGCAGCAATGGGCGGATTACTGCGTTCCTGAAGTAACTCACCAGTAG